A DNA window from Candidatus Hydrogenedentota bacterium contains the following coding sequences:
- a CDS encoding di-trans,poly-cis-decaprenylcistransferase — MPDMGPRSTQPGRSSLHVAIIMDGNGRWAEARGLPRWEGHRAGVTSVRRIVEAAPGHGIDLLTLYAFSSDNWSRPPEEVANLLGLIGEFLESERASCIEQGVRLRVIGSRARLGEPLRHAIAAAETATHAGRTIELRIALDYSSRDTILAATRRLARTRGLTRDDFAQRLNGEGTARCAHRDVDLLIRTGGEQRLSDFLLWECAYAELFFTPTMWPDFGPGDLAAAMAEFRRRQRRFGAVQALPIAVGALTEHWLH; from the coding sequence ATGCCTGATATGGGACCACGATCTACGCAACCGGGGCGCAGTTCCCTTCACGTAGCGATCATCATGGACGGGAACGGCCGTTGGGCCGAAGCGCGAGGCCTGCCTCGTTGGGAGGGGCACCGCGCAGGCGTCACATCGGTGCGCCGTATTGTGGAGGCTGCGCCCGGCCACGGCATTGACTTGCTCACGCTGTACGCCTTCTCTTCGGACAATTGGAGCCGTCCTCCTGAGGAGGTGGCAAACCTGCTGGGCCTCATCGGGGAATTCCTTGAATCCGAGCGGGCCTCGTGCATCGAACAGGGTGTTCGATTGCGTGTAATCGGATCGCGTGCGCGTCTGGGTGAGCCGTTGCGCCACGCCATAGCCGCTGCCGAGACTGCGACGCATGCGGGCCGCACGATCGAGCTTCGTATCGCCCTCGATTACTCATCCCGTGACACGATTCTTGCGGCGACACGACGGTTGGCTCGAACGCGGGGCTTGACTCGGGACGATTTCGCGCAGCGGCTCAACGGTGAAGGAACGGCGCGATGCGCCCATCGCGACGTGGACCTTCTCATCCGCACGGGCGGCGAGCAGCGGCTGAGCGACTTCCTGCTCTGGGAGTGCGCCTACGCGGAACTCTTCTTCACGCCGACGATGTGGCCGGACTTCGGCCCCGGCGATTTGGCTGCCGCAATGGCGGAGTTTCGCCGGCGGCAACGGCGGTTCGGCGCGGTGCAGGCGTTACCGATTGCCGTGGGCGCGTTGACTGAACACTGGCTTCACTAA
- a CDS encoding transcriptional regulator — protein MAARDNTAKKTRAASGPTEPVEAVEFDRIIHERLRLAIVSALAVNTSMSFSDLKRILKTTDGNLSVHTRKLEDAGYISCKKHFEGRVPKTEFQLTALGRKALEKHLSHMEALIRRVREG, from the coding sequence ATGGCGGCTAGAGACAATACGGCAAAGAAAACGCGCGCGGCTTCCGGTCCCACCGAACCCGTCGAGGCGGTGGAATTTGACCGGATCATTCATGAGCGGTTGCGCCTGGCAATCGTGAGCGCGCTGGCCGTCAATACGTCAATGTCCTTTTCGGACCTCAAGCGTATTCTGAAGACCACCGACGGGAATCTGAGCGTTCATACGCGCAAGCTGGAGGACGCCGGCTATATCTCGTGCAAAAAACATTTTGAGGGGCGGGTGCCAAAGACCGAGTTCCAACTGACGGCTCTGGGGCGGAAAGCGCTCGAAAAACACCTGAGCCATATGGAAGCGCTTATTCGTCGCGTGCGAGAAGGATGA